A genomic stretch from Luteolibacter flavescens includes:
- a CDS encoding sensor histidine kinase, giving the protein MSLKRKDCLLVHGLVAVCAVALLGAMAAITRGTISAERERALAESRAIEQENIRLALWRMDAAATAWIADEAQRPVISPPSKEPPKQEIRLRFEAREDGSLVLDRPEVSAELRSVLGLGTSDSEIFPSVCNAMPDLPMSWSAPPPSPAPPQEGKAIAQQQQQQRATSAYQVEANRKELATRGQAVKGALDVSQAKYEDQVFLQNAVPHSTWNVAPDWALARNGLPRPAWVSGELFLLRHLQWKTTDGSLLRAIQGTWIDAALLQQALLARIGDLFPNARLTRAASPDDSSGMMLASFPLRFEAGTDAMALAPEIPRAIWLPLAAGWITAILAIAATWLLVGGLFRLSEKRASFVSAVTHELRTPLTTFQLYSEMLESGAVKEEKRGAYFRTLRREAERLSHLVENVLAFSRIERGSARATTVELGAGDLVRPMIERLAERLLETGLSLKADLDAPAWQAIVRTDVTAVEHVLFNLIDNAAKYAAGSTPPELHLEAVLKGRSLELQVRDHGPGIPAREHRRVFRAFHKSAAAAAESRPGVGLGLSLSRRLARTAGGDLLLAKSEKGACFVLVLPLAAR; this is encoded by the coding sequence ATGAGCCTGAAGCGGAAAGATTGCCTGCTGGTCCACGGGCTGGTGGCCGTGTGCGCGGTCGCCCTGCTCGGCGCGATGGCGGCCATCACCCGCGGCACCATTTCCGCGGAGCGGGAACGCGCGCTCGCCGAGTCCCGCGCCATCGAGCAGGAAAACATCCGCCTCGCCCTCTGGCGCATGGACGCCGCCGCCACCGCATGGATCGCCGATGAAGCACAGCGCCCGGTGATTTCCCCGCCATCGAAGGAGCCGCCGAAGCAGGAGATCCGCCTGCGCTTCGAGGCTCGGGAAGACGGCTCGCTCGTGCTGGATCGCCCGGAGGTCTCCGCCGAGTTGCGCTCCGTGCTCGGCCTCGGCACCTCCGACAGCGAAATCTTCCCCTCGGTCTGCAATGCCATGCCGGACCTGCCGATGTCATGGTCCGCCCCCCCTCCCTCCCCCGCCCCGCCGCAGGAGGGGAAGGCCATCGCACAGCAGCAGCAACAACAGCGCGCGACGAGCGCCTACCAGGTGGAGGCGAACCGCAAGGAACTCGCCACCCGCGGACAGGCCGTGAAGGGCGCGCTGGACGTCAGCCAGGCGAAGTATGAGGACCAGGTATTCCTCCAGAATGCGGTGCCGCACTCCACCTGGAATGTCGCCCCGGACTGGGCACTCGCGCGCAATGGCCTGCCCCGCCCCGCATGGGTCTCAGGCGAACTTTTCCTGCTACGACATCTCCAGTGGAAGACCACGGACGGCTCGCTGCTGCGCGCCATCCAGGGCACGTGGATCGATGCCGCGCTGCTCCAGCAGGCGCTGCTCGCGAGGATCGGCGATCTCTTCCCGAATGCCCGCCTCACCCGTGCGGCGAGCCCCGATGACAGCTCAGGCATGATGCTCGCGAGCTTCCCGCTGAGATTCGAGGCAGGCACCGACGCCATGGCCCTCGCGCCGGAGATCCCGCGCGCCATCTGGCTGCCGCTCGCCGCGGGTTGGATCACCGCCATCCTCGCCATCGCCGCCACCTGGCTGCTCGTCGGCGGACTCTTCCGCCTGAGTGAAAAGCGCGCGTCCTTCGTCTCCGCCGTCACGCACGAGCTGCGCACGCCGCTCACCACCTTCCAGCTCTACTCGGAGATGCTGGAGAGCGGCGCGGTGAAGGAGGAGAAGCGCGGCGCCTACTTCCGCACGCTGCGCCGCGAAGCCGAGCGGCTCTCGCACCTCGTGGAGAACGTGCTCGCCTTCTCGCGCATCGAGCGCGGCAGCGCGCGGGCGACCACCGTGGAGCTGGGCGCGGGGGATCTGGTGCGGCCGATGATCGAGCGGCTTGCCGAGCGGCTGTTGGAAACCGGGCTTTCCCTGAAGGCGGATCTCGATGCTCCCGCATGGCAGGCCATCGTGAGGACGGACGTGACCGCGGTGGAGCACGTGCTCTTCAATCTCATCGACAATGCCGCGAAGTATGCCGCGGGCTCGACGCCACCCGAGTTACACCTGGAGGCCGTGCTCAAGGGCCGCTCGCTCGAGCTGCAGGTCCGCGATCATGGCCCCGGTATTCCCGCGCGGGAGCACCGCCGCGTCTTCCGCGCCTTTCACAAGTCCGCCGCCGCCGCTGCGGAGAGCCGCCCCGGCGTCGGGCTCGGCCTCTCGCTCTCCCGCCGCCTCGCCCGGACCGCCGGTGGTGATCTCCTGCTGGCGAAGTCGGAAAAAGGTGCCTGCTTCGTCCTCGTGCTGCCGCTGGCCGCCCGGTGA
- a CDS encoding response regulator transcription factor: MSDTTILVIEDDAAIRRGVVDALEYGGYRTLEAGEGNGGLDLALRANYRLLLLDLVLPGRDGFSILSELKKKRPGQAVIILSARGEENDRVRGLGLGADDYVMKPFSVRELLARVEAVLRRTCERPAPAEERDLPGGRVDLTSGKIAFHDGDGADLSERETGLLRYLLDAAGRVVSRDEILRHVWGLDPGRTETRTLDMHIMHLRTKLRDRDQQMLVTVRGKGWRFHT; encoded by the coding sequence ATGTCTGATACCACCATCCTCGTGATCGAGGACGACGCCGCGATCCGCCGCGGGGTCGTCGATGCGCTGGAGTACGGTGGTTATCGTACTTTGGAGGCGGGCGAGGGAAACGGCGGGCTGGATCTCGCGCTGCGTGCAAACTACCGGCTGCTGCTGCTGGACCTGGTGCTGCCGGGGCGCGACGGCTTCTCCATCCTCTCCGAGCTGAAGAAGAAGCGGCCCGGCCAGGCGGTGATCATCCTGTCCGCACGCGGCGAGGAGAATGACCGCGTGCGCGGGCTCGGCCTCGGCGCGGACGACTACGTGATGAAGCCCTTCAGCGTGCGCGAGCTCCTCGCCCGCGTGGAGGCCGTGCTGCGCCGCACCTGCGAGCGCCCCGCCCCGGCGGAGGAGCGGGACCTGCCCGGCGGCCGAGTGGACCTCACCTCGGGCAAGATCGCCTTCCACGATGGCGATGGCGCGGATCTCTCCGAACGCGAGACCGGGCTGCTGCGCTACCTGCTGGATGCCGCGGGCAGAGTCGTTTCGCGGGATGAAATCCTCCGCCACGTCTGGGGGCTGGATCCCGGGCGGACGGAGACACGCACGCTGGACATGCACATCATGCACCTGCGGACAAAGCTGCGCGACCGCGACCAGCAGATGCTGGTGACAGTGCGTGGCAAGGGATGGAGATTCCACACATGA
- a CDS encoding S1 family peptidase yields MPHLPPFKPLLLAILLSPVLSIAAPPVIDDGQLMRSFQTGVGAFVGNEGIPAADDIAKTSKAAVASEQPITLEQKPVASTDYEQISKSIFLVGSVYKCDKCSDWHAGGVATAWCVSEDGLMATNAHVLASAKGAAMGICDREGKCYPITSVVAVDPDADVALFRVKGEGFQPMPLGKAAPIGEKIRVISHPGRRYFMQTSGEVSRYYHQPAHREKGAATWMSITADYAKGSSGGPVFNTAGEVVGMVSSTQTIYYNSEDGTPNGPMQMVVKNCVPVDAIRALAEGAK; encoded by the coding sequence ATGCCCCACCTGCCTCCTTTCAAGCCGCTGCTGCTCGCCATCCTGCTGTCTCCCGTCCTGTCGATCGCGGCGCCGCCCGTGATCGACGACGGGCAGTTGATGCGCTCTTTCCAGACCGGGGTGGGCGCATTCGTCGGCAACGAAGGCATCCCGGCCGCCGATGACATCGCGAAAACCTCGAAGGCCGCAGTTGCTTCCGAGCAGCCGATCACGCTGGAGCAGAAGCCGGTGGCCTCCACGGACTACGAGCAGATCTCGAAGTCCATCTTCCTCGTCGGCTCGGTTTACAAGTGCGACAAGTGCTCGGACTGGCACGCCGGCGGCGTGGCCACCGCATGGTGCGTGAGCGAGGACGGCCTGATGGCCACGAATGCCCACGTGCTGGCATCCGCCAAGGGCGCGGCGATGGGCATCTGCGACCGCGAGGGCAAGTGCTACCCCATCACCTCCGTGGTGGCCGTGGATCCGGACGCGGACGTGGCGCTCTTCCGCGTGAAGGGCGAAGGCTTCCAACCGATGCCGCTGGGGAAGGCCGCACCCATCGGTGAAAAGATCCGAGTGATCAGCCACCCGGGACGCCGCTACTTCATGCAAACCTCCGGCGAGGTCTCTCGCTACTACCACCAGCCCGCACACCGCGAGAAGGGTGCCGCCACCTGGATGTCCATCACCGCGGACTACGCGAAGGGCTCTTCCGGCGGCCCTGTCTTCAATACCGCGGGCGAAGTGGTCGGCATGGTCTCCAGCACCCAGACCATCTACTACAACTCCGAGGACGGCACCCCGAACGGCCCGATGCAGATGGTCGTGAAGAACTGCGTGCCCGTGGATGCCATCCGCGCGCTGGCAGAAGGCGCGAAGTAA
- a CDS encoding GNAT family N-acetyltransferase, whose protein sequence is MNIIRRALAVRDMLAERKRLRGPAGLHYAIADRIGMLDADAWNLLTESAGFFLSRSYLATLEGVLPANIQPRYALIYDATHRPVAAVCMQLADIGIGQVRKQREPAPDACSCSCPSLEKLAGKVNQRVLICGNLLSYGQHGVAFVPDFPEDIIWHGVAEVLYRVRMADKLRGKTHFVLIKDIHAPYRAGASSLANLSFRYVETEPNMVLALDPSWTSHGDYLASLSSKYRAGIRNNVFKPIEQAGCTVGLLPDIGPQQGRVHELYREVHRKADFRPCELRPEYFPALQQAVGERMRCSAIWRGDEMLGFLITLADGETAYAYHIGFDREAAAGLPVYLRLLHAGISDAIALGCRRVSFGRTALEAKAALGAKPESFGVMLRHRQPVLNTLIKRLLLCVEHDEAPERNPFKTVAKA, encoded by the coding sequence ATGAACATCATCCGCAGGGCGCTCGCGGTGCGCGACATGCTCGCCGAGCGCAAGCGCTTGCGCGGCCCGGCAGGGCTCCACTACGCCATCGCCGACCGGATCGGGATGCTCGATGCGGACGCGTGGAACCTCCTGACGGAAAGCGCGGGATTCTTCCTGTCCCGCAGCTACCTAGCGACGCTCGAGGGCGTGCTGCCCGCGAATATCCAGCCGCGCTACGCCCTCATCTACGACGCCACGCACCGGCCCGTCGCGGCGGTCTGCATGCAGCTCGCCGACATCGGCATCGGCCAGGTGCGGAAGCAGAGGGAACCCGCACCGGACGCTTGCTCGTGCTCGTGCCCCTCACTGGAAAAGCTGGCGGGCAAGGTGAACCAGCGGGTCCTGATCTGCGGGAATCTCCTGAGCTACGGCCAGCACGGCGTCGCCTTCGTGCCGGACTTCCCGGAAGACATCATCTGGCACGGTGTGGCCGAAGTCCTCTACCGCGTCCGCATGGCGGACAAGCTGCGCGGCAAGACCCACTTCGTCCTGATCAAGGACATCCACGCGCCCTACCGCGCGGGAGCCTCGTCGCTCGCGAACCTCAGCTTCCGCTATGTGGAAACGGAGCCGAACATGGTGCTCGCGCTCGATCCCTCGTGGACTTCCCACGGCGACTACCTCGCCAGCCTCTCGTCGAAGTACCGCGCGGGGATCCGCAACAATGTCTTCAAGCCCATCGAGCAAGCGGGCTGCACCGTCGGGCTGCTGCCGGACATCGGCCCGCAGCAAGGCCGCGTCCACGAGCTCTATCGCGAGGTGCACCGCAAGGCGGACTTCCGGCCCTGCGAGCTGAGGCCGGAGTATTTCCCCGCCCTGCAGCAGGCCGTCGGCGAGCGCATGCGCTGCAGCGCGATCTGGCGGGGGGATGAAATGCTGGGCTTCCTCATCACCCTCGCGGACGGCGAGACCGCGTACGCCTACCACATCGGATTTGACCGCGAGGCTGCGGCCGGGCTGCCGGTTTACCTGAGGCTGCTCCACGCCGGGATCTCCGATGCCATCGCGCTGGGATGCAGGCGGGTTTCCTTTGGCCGCACCGCGCTAGAGGCAAAGGCCGCGCTCGGCGCGAAGCCGGAATCCTTTGGCGTGATGCTCCGCCACCGGCAACCGGTGCTCAATACCCTGATCAAGCGCCTGCTGCTCTGCGTGGAGCACGACGAGGCACCGGAGCGGAACCCCTTCAAGACCGTGGCGAAGGCCTGA
- a CDS encoding DUF1552 domain-containing protein, whose protein sequence is MKPLLHSPIPRRMALRGLGVTLGLPFLEAMLPRSLQAAPSTYRPLGKSGSAPVPRAIFCYVPNGVNILDWLPKDQGKGYTLSPTLETLRDHRDHFSVLSGLGHPRCTGGHSGGDTWLTGADLRSVPGKDYTNTVSIDQIIAERTAAHTRFPSLEIGDESGTGTALHSHTLAFDRNGTPLPAENSPRRLFERMFVADDAGSRDATLKRYAEKRSVLDEVLGEAKALDKKLGRADRDKLAEYLAAVRETERRVERQVEWVDVPKPEIARDGLQLDSQPGNAHDRPMWLDVMLELSYLAFVTDATRVITFEWAREAGGFGVGGENHHELSHHGGDPGTLKKLAAVDRGYLERLARFLDFLRSTDEGGRPMLDHTMVVYGSGMNSGPGGDHSPKDLPLLVAGGSAWGLKHGRHIAHDPEKHPPLTNVLLTVAQKMGVESPAFSDSSGEFTEML, encoded by the coding sequence GTGAAACCGCTCCTCCATTCCCCGATTCCCCGCCGCATGGCATTGCGCGGCCTGGGCGTCACGCTCGGGCTGCCCTTCCTGGAGGCGATGCTGCCGCGCTCGCTGCAGGCCGCGCCATCGACCTACCGCCCGCTCGGGAAGTCCGGCAGCGCCCCGGTGCCGCGCGCGATCTTTTGCTACGTGCCGAATGGCGTGAACATCCTCGACTGGCTGCCGAAGGACCAGGGGAAGGGCTACACCCTCTCGCCCACGCTGGAGACCCTGCGCGACCACCGAGACCACTTCTCCGTGCTCAGCGGCCTGGGCCATCCGCGCTGCACCGGTGGCCACAGCGGCGGGGATACCTGGCTGACCGGCGCCGACCTGCGCTCCGTGCCGGGGAAGGACTACACGAACACGGTCTCCATCGACCAGATCATCGCGGAGCGGACCGCCGCGCACACCCGCTTCCCCTCGCTGGAGATCGGCGATGAATCCGGCACCGGCACCGCCCTGCACAGCCACACGCTGGCCTTTGACCGCAATGGCACGCCCCTGCCCGCGGAGAACAGCCCGCGGCGTCTCTTCGAGCGCATGTTCGTGGCCGATGACGCGGGCTCGCGCGATGCCACGCTGAAGCGCTATGCGGAGAAGCGCAGCGTGCTCGATGAAGTGCTCGGCGAGGCCAAGGCGCTCGACAAGAAGCTCGGCCGCGCCGACCGCGACAAGCTCGCCGAGTACCTGGCCGCCGTGCGCGAGACCGAGCGCCGCGTGGAGCGACAGGTCGAGTGGGTCGACGTGCCGAAGCCGGAGATCGCCCGCGACGGCCTGCAGCTCGACAGCCAGCCGGGGAATGCGCACGACCGCCCGATGTGGCTGGATGTGATGCTGGAGCTTTCCTACCTCGCCTTCGTCACCGATGCCACGCGGGTCATCACCTTCGAGTGGGCGCGCGAGGCGGGCGGCTTCGGCGTCGGCGGGGAGAATCACCACGAGCTGTCCCACCACGGCGGCGACCCCGGCACCTTGAAAAAGCTCGCCGCCGTCGATCGCGGCTACCTCGAGCGCCTCGCCCGCTTCCTCGATTTCCTCCGGTCCACCGACGAGGGCGGCCGCCCGATGCTCGACCACACCATGGTCGTCTATGGCTCCGGCATGAACAGCGGCCCGGGCGGCGACCACTCGCCGAAGGACCTGCCGCTGCTCGTCGCCGGTGGCTCCGCCTGGGGCCTGAAGCACGGCCGCCACATCGCCCACGACCCGGAGAAGCACCCGCCGCTCACGAACGTCCTCCTCACCGTCGCCCAGAAGATGGGCGTGGAAAGCCCCGCCTTCTCCGACAGTTCCGGCGAATTCACGGAGATGCTGTGA
- a CDS encoding DUF1592 domain-containing protein, whose protein sequence is MPRRVRFLAGFTGFAGLMPCLLAQEPEAAGMREAVAPFLEAHCISCHGPDKQKGHLRLDTLSPDFANPHAAEKWKEVLNAVNAREMPPEDEPQPDAGDVEKFALWVEQALARAEIASRSGRVVMRRMNRSEYDRTIQDLLGIDYSPSDTFPDDPSAGGFDNIGQALTISPMQVELYYAAASRALDLAMPEGPRPEPIQWRFEPEENTAGMDRLRVKRDGNNILLNRGENAVENGFTVVHHASWDRGIGFRAFSVPAEGEYILRFRAAGRIPTRAQVVKSATDLLQKQLDDQLANDPGGEKYHREGFATNVAHFRTHRMYDYGPPRVKITRHLGGAPLVIAEMDVDAPVAQPATYEVKLRLTPADAGISLDYAYDVPRHLENFWMQERDSFARPELLVDWLELEGPLVESWPPASATQVLGSAETTDEDARARAVLARFLPLAYRRPVSDAEVASKLALFHKVRADKPTFTAAIKVPLAAALASPHFLYLVEPETAGDAPRHLDAHELASRLSYFLWSSMPDAKLRGHADDGTLLKKEVLLAEVRRLLADPRSGALVTNFAGQWLGLRKVGANPPVPALYPDYDRHLEISIVRESEGFFAEILRHDLDARNFIRSDFVTINERLARHYGIPGVKGDAIRRVAVPPGSARGGLVTQASMHSITSNGTRTSPVLRGTWVLKTLLGRDPGLPVANVGEIQPKVPGIDKATVRQRLEIHRQVESCARCHDKIDPLGLALENFNAAGEWRDREGHGYNGRIERDDPLIDASAKMPDGTAFHGVAGLQEQLLKDEDLFLNALSGRLATYALGRELGFADQPAVRGYAAEMKRGGYTLRSLIEAIVLSEAFLTK, encoded by the coding sequence GTGCCCCGCCGTGTCCGGTTCCTCGCCGGATTCACAGGATTCGCCGGGCTGATGCCGTGTCTCCTCGCGCAGGAGCCGGAGGCCGCGGGCATGCGGGAAGCGGTGGCGCCTTTCCTCGAGGCGCACTGCATCTCCTGCCACGGGCCGGACAAGCAGAAGGGCCACCTGCGGCTGGACACGCTGTCGCCGGACTTTGCCAATCCGCACGCGGCGGAAAAGTGGAAGGAAGTCCTGAACGCGGTGAACGCCCGCGAGATGCCCCCGGAGGACGAGCCCCAGCCGGACGCCGGGGACGTGGAAAAATTCGCCCTGTGGGTGGAGCAGGCGCTCGCCCGCGCCGAGATCGCCAGCCGCTCGGGACGCGTGGTGATGCGGCGCATGAACCGCTCCGAGTATGACCGGACGATCCAGGACCTGCTCGGGATCGACTACTCGCCATCGGACACCTTTCCCGATGACCCCTCGGCGGGCGGCTTCGACAATATCGGCCAGGCGCTGACGATCTCGCCGATGCAGGTGGAGCTTTACTATGCCGCCGCCTCCCGCGCGCTCGACCTGGCCATGCCGGAAGGCCCGCGGCCGGAGCCGATCCAATGGCGCTTCGAGCCCGAGGAAAACACCGCGGGCATGGACCGCCTGCGGGTGAAGCGCGACGGGAACAACATCCTGCTGAACCGCGGTGAGAATGCGGTGGAGAACGGCTTCACCGTCGTCCACCACGCCTCCTGGGACCGGGGCATCGGCTTCCGCGCCTTCAGCGTGCCGGCGGAGGGCGAATACATCCTGCGCTTCCGCGCCGCCGGCCGCATCCCGACCCGCGCGCAGGTGGTGAAGAGCGCGACGGACCTGTTGCAAAAGCAACTCGACGATCAGCTCGCCAATGACCCCGGCGGCGAGAAATACCATCGCGAGGGCTTTGCCACGAATGTCGCGCACTTCCGCACCCACCGGATGTATGATTACGGCCCGCCGCGGGTGAAGATCACGCGGCACCTCGGCGGGGCACCGCTGGTGATCGCGGAGATGGACGTGGATGCCCCCGTGGCCCAGCCCGCGACCTACGAGGTGAAGCTGCGGCTCACCCCCGCCGATGCGGGCATCTCGCTCGACTACGCCTACGACGTCCCGCGCCATCTGGAGAACTTCTGGATGCAGGAGCGCGACTCCTTCGCCCGGCCGGAATTGCTGGTCGACTGGCTGGAGCTGGAAGGCCCGCTGGTGGAAAGCTGGCCGCCCGCGTCCGCCACCCAGGTGCTTGGGAGCGCCGAGACCACCGACGAGGACGCCCGCGCCCGCGCGGTGCTGGCGCGCTTCCTCCCGCTGGCCTACCGCCGTCCGGTGAGCGACGCCGAGGTGGCGTCAAAGCTCGCGCTCTTCCACAAGGTGCGGGCCGACAAGCCGACCTTCACCGCCGCGATCAAGGTGCCGCTCGCCGCCGCGCTTGCGTCCCCGCACTTCCTCTACCTGGTGGAGCCGGAGACCGCGGGCGATGCGCCGCGGCACCTGGATGCCCACGAGCTCGCCTCGCGCCTGTCCTACTTCCTCTGGTCCTCCATGCCGGATGCGAAGCTGCGCGGCCACGCGGACGATGGCACCCTGCTGAAAAAGGAAGTGCTGCTGGCCGAGGTCCGCCGCCTGCTCGCCGACCCGCGCAGCGGCGCGCTCGTGACGAACTTCGCCGGGCAGTGGCTGGGCCTGCGCAAGGTCGGCGCGAATCCCCCGGTGCCCGCGCTCTACCCGGACTACGACCGCCATCTGGAGATCTCCATCGTCCGCGAGTCGGAGGGCTTCTTCGCCGAGATCCTCCGCCACGACCTCGACGCGAGGAATTTCATCCGCAGCGACTTCGTCACCATCAATGAACGGCTCGCCCGCCACTACGGCATCCCCGGCGTGAAGGGCGATGCGATCCGCCGCGTGGCCGTCCCGCCCGGCAGCGCGCGCGGCGGGCTGGTGACGCAGGCGTCGATGCACTCCATCACCTCGAATGGCACCCGCACCTCGCCCGTGCTGCGCGGCACCTGGGTGCTGAAGACGCTGCTGGGCCGCGATCCCGGGCTGCCGGTCGCGAATGTCGGCGAGATCCAGCCAAAGGTCCCCGGCATCGACAAGGCGACCGTCCGCCAGCGCCTGGAGATCCACCGGCAGGTCGAGTCCTGCGCGCGCTGCCATGACAAGATCGACCCGCTAGGCCTGGCGCTCGAGAACTTCAATGCTGCCGGCGAATGGCGCGACCGCGAGGGCCACGGCTACAACGGCCGCATCGAGCGGGACGACCCGCTCATCGACGCCAGCGCGAAGATGCCGGACGGCACCGCATTCCATGGCGTCGCCGGATTGCAGGAGCAGCTCCTGAAGGATGAGGACCTTTTCCTCAATGCACTCTCCGGCAGGCTGGCGACCTACGCGCTCGGCCGCGAACTCGGATTCGCCGACCAACCGGCGGTGCGCGGTTACGCGGCGGAGATGAAACGCGGCGGCTACACGCTACGTTCACTCATCGAGGCCATCGTCCTGTCCGAGGCCTTCCTCACCAAGTAA
- a CDS encoding bifunctional nuclease family protein codes for MPRFRGEKCDVPDLVRVEPIALLPTPAGCAVFLGDGQKSIVFYIDLAIGASINAALAGETPPRPLTHDLYLLTLEAFGAKVRRAVIVAIDKEIYYARLILEAENEIMERKIVELDARPSDCIAIAVRAGAPIFVLRELWETLEDMTSVLQDMRDKGMDLGGGA; via the coding sequence TTGCCACGGTTCCGCGGCGAGAAATGCGACGTGCCTGACTTGGTCCGCGTCGAACCCATCGCCCTGCTGCCCACCCCTGCCGGCTGTGCCGTCTTCCTGGGGGATGGGCAGAAGTCCATCGTCTTCTACATCGACCTCGCGATCGGGGCCTCGATCAATGCCGCCCTCGCCGGGGAAACCCCGCCGCGGCCGCTGACCCACGATCTCTACCTGCTGACGCTGGAGGCCTTTGGCGCAAAGGTCCGCCGCGCGGTCATCGTGGCCATCGACAAGGAAATCTACTACGCCCGCCTGATCCTGGAGGCGGAAAACGAGATCATGGAGCGCAAGATCGTGGAGCTGGACGCCCGCCCGAGCGACTGCATCGCCATAGCCGTGCGCGCCGGGGCACCCATCTTCGTGCTGCGCGAGCTGTGGGAGACGCTGGAGGACATGACGTCCGTCCTGCAGGACATGCGTGACAAGGGCATGGACCTCGGCGGCGGCGCCTGA
- a CDS encoding type B 50S ribosomal protein L31, which translates to MKKDLHPKYNPVVFVDMTTGARFVSRSTKSSDKKEVIDGVEHSLISIGITSDSHPFFTGKSTFVDTEGRIDKFQKRFGAVRRATKPKVG; encoded by the coding sequence ATGAAAAAGGATCTCCATCCCAAGTACAATCCGGTCGTCTTCGTTGACATGACCACCGGTGCCCGTTTCGTCAGCCGCTCGACCAAGTCTTCCGACAAGAAGGAAGTCATCGACGGCGTGGAACACTCGCTCATCTCGATCGGCATCACGTCGGACTCGCACCCGTTCTTCACGGGCAAGTCCACCTTCGTCGACACCGAAGGCCGTATCGACAAGTTCCAGAAGCGCTTCGGTGCGGTCCGCCGCGCCACCAAGCCGAAGGTTGGCTAA
- a CDS encoding DUF6607 family protein — protein sequence MKRPTFLLSLAACAGLQTTLPAEEAKPAPAAPAPAKEEAKPEAEAKPETKAKAESAGGHIFAWPFMEWEKMKPRGGTTQGSEVTLFEGAKDSWKKLHEPGLAKQEQDRRAILAMAGNYRVSFDFTETLGLAENFKPTRPYFSWGTENVTVIEDSADFVSLQHSLVMYFKDEKGETSGPHVMKHWRQDWTWEDPELQVYQGDMTWKKQWTPDRKGRWSQAVFQVDDSPRYEVAGTWTHDGGLSTWRSDDCPRPLPRREHTIRKDYNVLSGIHEISITPNGWVHIQNNAKVQVDKDGTRRTVGKEIGVDRYEEITAPELAPAFNDYWTKTNGYWKDVRDTWATILKEKETFSMKDTYDGKQLFMIHFGHAAKLEKGEDAGDNLKHAQETIGHFLNP from the coding sequence ATGAAGCGTCCTACTTTCCTTCTCTCGCTCGCGGCCTGCGCCGGACTGCAAACCACCCTGCCCGCCGAAGAGGCAAAGCCCGCACCCGCCGCCCCTGCGCCCGCCAAGGAGGAAGCAAAGCCCGAGGCGGAAGCGAAACCGGAGACCAAGGCCAAGGCGGAGTCCGCTGGCGGCCACATCTTTGCCTGGCCCTTCATGGAGTGGGAAAAGATGAAGCCCCGCGGCGGCACGACGCAGGGCTCCGAGGTCACGCTCTTCGAAGGCGCGAAGGATTCTTGGAAGAAGCTCCACGAGCCCGGCCTGGCCAAGCAGGAGCAGGACCGCCGCGCCATCCTCGCCATGGCGGGGAACTACCGCGTGAGCTTCGACTTCACCGAGACCCTCGGCCTCGCGGAGAATTTCAAGCCAACCCGGCCGTACTTCTCCTGGGGCACGGAGAACGTCACCGTAATCGAGGACTCCGCCGACTTCGTCAGCCTGCAGCACTCGCTGGTGATGTATTTCAAGGACGAGAAGGGCGAGACCAGTGGCCCGCACGTCATGAAGCATTGGCGGCAGGACTGGACGTGGGAGGATCCCGAATTGCAGGTCTATCAGGGCGACATGACTTGGAAGAAACAGTGGACACCGGACCGCAAGGGCCGCTGGTCGCAGGCCGTCTTCCAGGTGGACGATTCACCGCGCTACGAGGTGGCCGGCACCTGGACGCACGATGGCGGGCTCTCCACCTGGCGCAGCGATGACTGCCCGCGCCCGCTGCCCCGCCGCGAGCACACCATCCGCAAGGACTACAACGTCCTCTCGGGCATCCACGAGATCAGCATCACGCCGAACGGCTGGGTCCACATCCAGAACAACGCCAAGGTCCAGGTGGACAAGGACGGCACCCGCAGGACCGTCGGCAAGGAGATCGGCGTGGACCGCTACGAGGAAATCACCGCCCCGGAACTCGCCCCCGCCTTCAACGACTACTGGACGAAGACCAACGGCTATTGGAAGGACGTCCGCGACACCTGGGCCACGATCCTGAAGGAAAAGGAGACCTTTTCCATGAAGGACACCTACGACGGCAAGCAGCTCTTCATGATCCACTTCGGCCACGCCGCCAAGCTGGAGAAAGGCGAGGACGCCGGGGACAATCTCAAGCACGCCCAGGAGACCATCGGCCACTTCCTCAATCCCTGA